Part of the Mya arenaria isolate MELC-2E11 chromosome 8, ASM2691426v1 genome, acagccttactgcaattggattcaactaaatgaacaatgtgaatccgatgctataaatagaatccatcgacgtcatcatggtcatgtgattgcattgcatcatcacactcaattgattctggttgactttactatgggggttacgccataactttaatgtgttgtaaacatcaaaaaaataaatatcaacattaaagttatggaagccagaactagttgtttacctttccaataaaacgaaagttgactgacacagaaaacaattatgcgaaggggaacaactcgatacaatcgtaataactcggcctcctccgacaaagcttcgagatagacctcgttacacaatcgtaacaactcggccatggccgaaatgttccgagcgatttaaactgtgccctgaagccttgcaggtgcccatcatgtatatatcgttatgttttgacagaatgaaatgaagaaaagccgtcaaactcataataataagttggatatttattttttgtgtacggaactaatatgaaataacattatctggtaatatttcttgtttttatgatattttatagaccctatatgctttaacccggaatcctgatcggaacaactacccacttttgatactaaacaatttgtacgtgaaggatttgccatatcaaaaatctaaaaaaatccgtcaacatacaattatttggactagcccgaaagacatttaaccagtgcagggcttgcgggcttgtgctaatttcgaccactgactCAAGCTATTGTTTATGCTGTTATGTATTGTAGTAAAGACTGTTTGCAACAGTtagatatcatttgaaaataaagtagaCATGTGAGagttaatatgttattttagaAACACAAATTGTCAAACAAGATTTTGCCCCCAGCATCATTTGATATGCATGCATTACATATTTGTGAATTTTTACtgtactggttgagaagcagtttccgacagtttttacgttgttttattgaatttttcatacatgtttaaatacctactaaaattgttcacatttaagaTAATTACATCTCAACATGGACCTATAAAgcatggattggcaactgccccatatcggtgaaacgataagaaataataatttacccacaatccttagcGCGCTCTtggaaaatatcacaaaattacCGCGGAATCTCCGATCGGTGATTAACGGCGATCTTCGATTATTTCCGCCAACTCTGCTAATAATGCCTTGGTCgttatagatttaattataattaataactgtgATTTAAATCTGATTCCATTGgactattatcaactcaaatgaaagtaccgcgcatttgagtcaattttaattaaagttttcctacatgtatatattcggccGTTGTTGGACGCCTCGAAAATGACCACACGgtaagatctcggaatgaaatccCGCTGCACGCGTGAGTTCATCGTATTAACacagatgagagttgccaatccatggtttataggtccatgatctcaagctgctattgtccatatatttttcacatgtgtgaTGTCACAGGGACGCCAAGAGGGTAGTTATACTGTTCTGATTAGCTGGTGATGATGGTTTCCGACAAATCAATTGTGGGGATGACTTAAGGTGCCTATTGTGCATTTTTTATCCAAATGTAAGACTGTaataacagaaatattatttaatttttcagcatttaccaaaatttttaaacattaaaatttacgATAGTCAATTCATTCTTGAAATTAGGCAAACACagaatatcaatgatattttgattcatttctgatagaaacttgtgtttgtatactTTTTAGTGAATGTGGGTGTGAAACAAGCACAACAACAGTGTTATCaaatatatgtacacaatgatcatcgcTTGTATAAGTAAATTTAGAGAAAtcttgtagctattcatagatatgcaaattaggttcacacgtATGCGCAATTGGCTTTGCGTGGCAATACCCCACGTgcaaattgttgtaaaaaataaacattgaacatttaataatgataaaagtaaCTCGCGTGTctcggtaagaatttcaacttttgattgcctagtaaCCATAAAGTTGAATTGCTGTACCTTTTTGATGAAGATCTAAAGAAagtacgcgaaaaagcgatttgtcggaaactgctttctgtcggaaactgcttctcaaccagaaGTGTAGCTTATTCTTGTTATGTCGTGTACAAATACCTATTGGGATGATCATTAACCAATCTGTTGGCATTTAGATGGGTATCTAGCCAGTCAAAAGAAAGTAGTGAGTGATTTTGTTTGGTGCATTTTAaaccttctaaaggctgtttccctgattttgtatttttccctaagtcaacttttttcccaatttgcaaggtaCCGgccataaaaaaaaaaaatcactgttagTATTGGCAAGCATATAAGTAATTTCGAAACCGGTACATAATGTACAAATACACTCTACTCTCTTTTGTGATGCTGCCTTTGGAGTGAAAGGTATTGGTTTCACTTGCTAGTTCTTGCATACACTATAATTTTGACTTTTTGATCTTTATGAACCATAAAATCTTCAGGTTTCAAAGgtgttgttttgattttttcatttctttatgcAAACCAGATCAGTTTTGTATACATTGCAGAAAATGCAGAAAATCCAAAGCAAAAGAAGAAAGGCAAAGGTGAAAATCCTTTTTCTTTCAAGAAGTTTTTATCCGGCAGTAACACGAAATCTTCAGAAAACCGTCCTGCACCAGAAACTTCAATGGAAAAAAGAACCAAGCCGAGAAAAAAAATGGAACCAGATGGTgtaaataacattcaaatggTTGCTGGTGATTTGCCAGACTTTGTTCAAGGTCATTACTCAGACAGTAACAGTGAAAGATTTGGTGATAATGATCATTCCAACACAGGGTTTGTATTACCAGATTTTGCTTTAGACAGTAGAGGTGCTTCAACTGTGAATGATGGTAGCCTTAACAAAACTTTAGGAGCAGAAGAAAATATCAGTGAGGTTGAAACAAGAATGGATGACTTTGTAGACTCTTCCGATGGTGAGGACATCCATTCTTCCAGAGGAAATTTATTGAACAGTTTGCCAGATTTTCTGTCAGATGCGGCCCTGTCTAATGGCAGAGCATCTGACAACACTTCAGTGAGCAGACAACTACCAGTGATTGAAGCTGATGAACAGGCTTGTGATTCTAAACAAAAACAGGTACCTATACTTAGAATAAATGGACAGCTAAGGCCTagaaaaaaatacctgtgtttagGACAACCCGACACTACATGGCAAATTTGACCCtagaagttgtttttttcgtcTCTAgatacaagaaataaaaatgattttctgaattttaagttgttttcaCAATGAAatccattttcaaacattttcaaaatgaggTGTTCAAAAGAAATTAACAGAAATCAGATTTTGTTGACATTAATTCATTGTGATATTATAAATCTTAAATTATCATCTTTTTTTATCTGTAATGACATTAACTGTGTGTATAAATTGAGTATTTTTTATCAGCTTCAAGATGAAAACAGAGCCTTAAGGCAACAAGTTGAGGAACTTAAAAGAAGAAACCACCAATGTGATAACAGGTACTTCAAAGCTTAAATGATGTTGTATAGATATAAAACCATGCTTAACATGCAAGGAATTCATACATTGTATTGTAACCTCACTAGCCATGGTTTGTagagatatttttaaaagtaaggCCACAATATTCAACATTTCCTTACCCACATTTTAAGGCATGGATAGGTACCCTCGgtaggttgttgtttttacttctcTCATTCCAGTTTAGTAGTAAGAAAAAAGACCAACGGAGAGGCTAAAACAATTCAGGTGCAGCTATTTTTGCGAGTTGACCAATTAATTCTTAGTTGTGGccttattatgtttaattactCTGATGGGTTATTGTTGGTTAATTTCTTTGGTTACATGTGATATTTGTTGTCAACTTGTGTAGAGTAGGTGATCTTGAACGTCAACTGGAAAGACAGAAGGCGAAGGAGGCAGAGGAGAATGCTGTCATGGAGCGGGCCATGGAACAGGTGGAGGAAAACCTCTCACAAACCACAGTATGATCTAGGAACATTATGACACttttattaaagcttaaaaggttattatattatatatcatgggtttttttgacagtttttttaaacaagcaaCAATCACTCTTACATTGGTGACAGAAAGTGATCAATTGAGTATTGAAAATGAACTCATTTTATGGCATGTTACTGTTTGTAAGCAAAGTTTGATTAACCTTGTTGATAAAAGGTACTTTACAGGAACCCATggttaataaatatgttattgtataaGACATTGTTGAAAATTGGAATACCGTAGCTATACACTGTGAATAGAGTAAATTTTATGCTCAGGTAGATCAAAATAACTTAGATATATTCAAGTTTTCACAGTTGCAAGTTTTCTTCCATATTGCTGGAAACAAAAGCATTGAAAATGACTGGAGACAATTACTTTCAGAAACGAGCGGTACAGGCAGAAACTATGGTGACCAAACTGAAGCAGGATGTTAAAGGCCTCCAGGTATAAACATggctttaaatgtctcgtgacTGACCTTTCCTTCTCATTCTaagtattatttttcaaatatccaCTGATTTCAAACACAGTGGTTTGAGTATAGGTGAGCAATTTAGGTCTTGAATTGAACTCTTGGACAAACCTAAATTCATAGTTTAAATACCCAGACATACCataagtattgaaaatgaaCTAATTTTTGGCATGTTACTGTGTGTAAGCAACCTTGTTGAAAAGAGGCCCGTTGCAGGAACCAATAAATCAGTACAAGAAATTCATGACTATtgacaaaacatgcaatttgatTGAGTCCCTCATCACATTAAACTGTCATATGTGTAAAGTGATGAAACTCCCAATTATCACAACCACTGGCACtttgcagatttttttatacataatttatcGAAATGTCATGGCAAGCATTCACAACTTGCTTTGCTGATTTCATTGACTATGTCCCTACCATAAATTTTTCGGCCATAAGGCCATATGAATTCACCCTGACTTTCTGTGATATTCACAAAAATAATctaaatgaaattaagatttccagtggtcattgtaaaattagtcaaataaaagaaaaaagtgaaatGATTGATTAAAAGTTGAAGAATTTTATTTCCTTGCAAACAATTTTTCCAGAAAAGTTAGACAGATCATCTTTTAAGggtaaacaaaacaagttaaatGCTTAAGAAATACACACATTGTTTTCGGACTTGTTTTTTGGTGTAATGCCAAATGCATTCTTTTCCCTTCTTGTGTTGAAACCTACTAAACAAAAGTGTCATTTCGGGTCATGACGATATTGAATTTGATGGACACAGCATACTGTTCTCCTGTTCGCCCAACCTACATGTACTGACTATAGTTGTGTTATGACAACATGAGGaacaatacttttattttcagatgAATACATTTTAAGGGCACATAGCTTTTATAAGCTTGTAATGTTGTAATGTGCATTACTGTTACTGTTATCTGTAACATTTGCAAGACAATGTTAAACTTTGCAGGACGTTTTTTAAGATGCTGTTGTGTATATTGGCAAAAAAGATAATAGTGGTGTGTAAccgaaaaaatattgttgtcgTAAATTTGGGTAATAAAAAAGAACACGTGTATGTGATTCTATTCTTTCTTCCCCAAAAAATTAAGTAAAAGAATAACATGGTGGAGAATCCaaacttttaatataaatatgaacaattcTGTGCAAGATCCGATGTGGGATTGCCAGGGCGAAGACGATGTGGAACTCGGTTTGGTGCAACTTTTGTTCAGCGGCCACGACGTCAACGAACACGGTCACGGATGCAAACCCAGTTTTCAAAGTTTTCGAAACCCGACACCAATTACTCAGCACATGAACATGGACGGATTTTTCTCCGGCCCGGAATATGATTTTCAGCTGGTTGGCACAACAGGACAGGATGAGTACACCATACGATCTCAGTCATATTTCATGAGTATTGACTGCTACATTCCAGTCTACTCAGTCAACTCTCTGAAAAGTTTTAGAGTGATTCATTTTGGGTATGACAAGCTGCTCGACATGAAGGGGAACATCGGCCATATTCCTAGCATCCTCGTAAGCGACATGTCGGAACTCAGCATGGAGAGGGAGGTGTCTTCAGATGCCGGCAGGCGTTTAACCGAGAAGTGGAAGACACCGTTCATGGAGACATCTGCCAAAGAACAATTTACTGTAAGCCGCTTGTTTGAGCAGCTCATCATGACAATGGCGAAAGCTGTAATGTCAGAGAAGAAGGACTTTGTAATCTTTTAGATCCCATTGCCATGGAGACAGCTAGTTCCCACCGTGTTGACTTGGCCAGGGATAAACTGTTTGAATGTGAATCGTACAAGGCAGTACAGAAAAGTTTTTTGGAGAATCAtgattttagtttttgtatgaaaatatcACTTGTGCCATGTTAAATCAATGTCAAAATGTctgttcaatgtttataaatttgacCTATGTTTTGTCTCAATCAGGGTTACTAACTCTTGTATTGATTGTTGCGATTGTTTTTCTAGTTATTTCCCTTGGCTATCTTGCGTTAAATACCTTTGCTCTCAAAGTGATGTTATCTAATGAC contains:
- the LOC128244935 gene encoding endosome-associated-trafficking regulator 1-like translates to MFGQNVELNKHSTANHKSKYIYFFNNCSLNPGSMAEGGEKSDENNPFSFKSFVTKKDKSVTEHEKPSNEDDLDIFNTPDVSSLRKRDKPKQIVVVDEENAENPKQKKKGKGENPFSFKKFLSGSNTKSSENRPAPETSMEKRTKPRKKMEPDGVNNIQMVAGDLPDFVQGHYSDSNSERFGDNDHSNTGFVLPDFALDSRGASTVNDGSLNKTLGAEENISEVETRMDDFVDSSDGEDIHSSRGNLLNSLPDFLSDAALSNGRASDNTSVSRQLPVIEADEQACDSKQKQLQDENRALRQQVEELKRRNHQCDNRVGDLERQLERQKAKEAEENAVMERAMEQVEENLSQTTKRAVQAETMVTKLKQDVKGLQAEMGKLRGENRMLLSGDKYLGDIKERTGYVAEQLSSATNTAETSLKQLLSGLDQLKMLSLVLTSIDKITEDTSSSDSSKPNA
- the LOC128244936 gene encoding GTP-binding protein Rheb-like, which codes for MNNSVQDPMWDCQGEDDVELGLVQLLFSGHDVNEHGHGCKPSFQSFRNPTPITQHMNMDGFFSGPEYDFQLVGTTGQDEYTIRSQSYFMSIDCYIPVYSVNSLKSFRVIHFGYDKLLDMKGNIGHIPSILVSDMSELSMEREVSSDAGRRLTEKWKTPFMETSAKEQFTVSRLFEQLIMTMAKAVMSEKKDFVIF